In Solanum pennellii chromosome 7, SPENNV200, the following are encoded in one genomic region:
- the LOC107024194 gene encoding putative GATA transcription factor 22: protein MTPPDHITPNFPFGLNNSNNNSLVTPNYHFFFNSTTNQTASFHHQHTQYYMQHEHQLEVDNDGGSSYDLGKKNEVGSGLKLSLWKREDKLLSSEIKKLDQEKKKNSTNSACIKLKLGDQKQKPIQTDYCSNNIPIRVCTDCNTTKTPLWRSGPKGPKSLCNACGIRQRKARRAMAAAAAEGKTDQKVQQHKQNITTKVTSNNDVKPLKKRCKFGPSSSSTNNAPKKLGFEDFLINLSNKLAFQQIFPQDEMEAAILLMALSSGLVHG, encoded by the exons ATGACTCCACCTGATCACATAACTCCTAATTTCCCTTTTGGCCTCAATAATAGTAACAACAATTCTCTTGTTACCCCTAATTATCACTTTTTCTTCAACTCAACTACCAATCAAACCGCAAGTTTTCATCATCAACATACTCAATACTATATGCAACATGAGCATCAACTTGAG GTGGATAACGATGGAGGATCATCATATGATTTGGGGAAGAAAAACGAAGTCGGAAGTGGCCTCAAGTTGAGCTTGTGGAAGAGAGAAGACAAGTTATTGTCTTCAGAGATAAAAAAGTTGgatcaagaaaaaaagaaaaacagcaCCAACAGTGCTTGCATCAAATTGAAGTTGGGAGATCAAAAGCAAAAACCTATACAAACTGATTACTGCTCCAACAATATACCTATTAGGGTTTGTACTGATTGTAACACTACTAAGACCCCTCTTTGGAGAAGTGGTCCTAAAGGACCTAAG TCACTGTGTAACGCATGTGGAATCCGACAAAGGAAAGCAAGACGAGCAATGGCAGCAGCAGCAGCTGAAGGGAAAACTGATCAAAAGGTACAACAACACAAGCAAAATATAACAACAAAAGTTACAAGTAACAATGACGTTAAACCCTTAAAGAAAAGGTGCAAATTTGGTCCTTCTTCATCTAGTACTAATAATGCACCAAAGAAACTTGGTTTTGAGGACTTCTTGATAAACTTGAGCAACAAGTTGGCTTTCCAACAAATTTTTCCACAAGATGAGATGGAAGCAGCAATCCTTCTAATGGCACTCTCAAGTGGCCTTGTTCAtggttaa